The DNA segment cccccaaaaaaagaatgtTTGCTGTGTTGCTTTTATACACACAGTTTTTATATACACAGTTCTGGTATTACCTTATTATGGATGGTGAGATGTTAATTGTGTGCCTGACACTTGGAAGAAGGGATTGTCTTACATTAACATAAGAGAGTGTAAGTTTCAGAGAGTATATAAGTTTCAGCTCCCTGTACTAAATGATGGTATAGTTGAAGGCAGCGTATATAGAGGTGTTTCTGAGTTGATAACTATTGGGTGAGAGCATTTGGGGCTCATTATTACCGTGAATGAAGCATATGAAGTTTTCTATGACAAAGTCTTTTAGAATTGTAAATGAGAGGGCTGGGGAGTTGGTTCAGTCTGTGAAGTACTTGATATGAAAATATGAATATCCGGGTTGGAATCCACATAAAGGAGCCACAGGATAAACAGTTCCTATCTCAGTGCCAGAAATATTGAGACAGAAGGATTACTGGGGACCCACCGGCCAGCTGGCCTTGCCtgttcagtgagttccaggctaatgaGAGACCCTGGTCAAAAAAACCAAGACAAATAGTACTTAAGAGATTATCTAAAGCTGTCTTCCATAGGTACCTGCAGATATTTGTACACATGTACCTGTGCATATACAGGCACATAAAGGCATTCTCAACTGCTTTTATTTAATCTGAAATTAAAATGCCCAAGAAGTCTTCATTTTCAGCCACCCAGTGGGAAATATCCATTGTTTCCTTTTAGACGATTTTAAGCCAGCATCAATAGACACTTCCTGTGAAGGAGAACTCCAGGTTGGCAAAGGAGATGAAGTCACCATTACGCTGCCACACATCCCTGTAAGTTGTTTCCAATGTTGATCTAATGTAACGACCTTGtgttttatttacagttcaaatttccttctatttatttatttatttatttatttattttaaatgtttagagAGCTAACGTAAGTAAAAAAGGAATTTAGGAGTCAGATGGGTTCTTACTCATGCGTCTTGGGACTTGGTTTAGGTAGTTCTTTGTCTCTAGTCTTTACTCCCCATCTCTGTCCAATATATAGTATAGTAGGCAAGGTTCCGTCTAGACAGTGGCCCCTTTGCTAGACATATATAACACTTATCCCAAGCAGTTCTGGAGAAAAGGGCCCTATGTGCCCTGCATAGCAATAGCAGCTCCTGAACATAGAACAGCCAGAAGGCAGGCCAGGAGCCAGAGTGACATCTCTATATTTAGTAAGGGATCCGGTGCAGGCTGATGGTCCTAGGCAGGAACCAAAGTTTGGAACACTCAGCTAATTTAGGGGTGAAGAACTCAGTTAAAAGCTGCACCAAAGACTTGGAAGAAAAGACTTTGTACTGTAAGGCTCTCTTCAGGGCAGCACTGTGAGTCTGGGGtggtagctcagtgatagaggtCTTGCCTTGCACGCATGAGGTCTTAGGGTCAATTCCCAGTTCAGccaaaggaaaacagaagggaGACCTGTGTTTGCGTTCACGACaccttgggctggggagatggcttgagGAAATGAAGTACTCAAGcaggaggactggagtttgggtgcctcagaacccatgtaaaaaccaTGGCAGACATGGCAGCTGCTGTGAGCCCACAGTCACAGATAAGGACATGGTATCCCCTGGGCAAGCTGTCTAGCTAGACTTAGTTGGATTGAGCAaaagaacctgcctcaaaaaagaaaagtggagagtgattgaggaggGAGCCTGATGTCAGCTTTGGGCTTTTAGGTGCAtgtagatacacacatgcacctgtacCTATTTCTgcccacacacagaaaacacGAGAAAAcacgtgtacatgcacacacacacagaagaaataaacagaaaacagttAGACTAGAAAAGCTCCTTAGTACGTGTCACGGCTCTGTCCTCAGACACAGCAAGTTCTGTAACTGGTGACAGAGTGCAGACTGCAGCAAACCTGGAAGCCCTGGAGCAGAGGGAACAGCCTTTTCATCTGAACTCCTGTTTCATTACATGTTGCCCATGGAAGATTACATCATCTCCCATTGGACCTGAGTTTCCCAAGTGAAAAATGAAGGGGTTAGGTACATGGTCCCTATGCACCCTTCAGACTTAAGTTTCTACTGTGCAGTTAAGGGGCTGAAGAGCCAAGCAATTtagtttgctgttgttttgttttgtgcttctATAAATTCTGAACAACAAGTTAAATCTtatatttaacaaatattaaATCAGTGTCCAGTGTAGGAGCCCATTAGTGGGCTCTAAGAATTAACTTTAAACCAAATGAGTACATTTCCTGATGTTGTGCAGCTTAGGGTCTGGAATTTAAATATAGGAATATATAGTAGCTGCTGGATACGATGCTTTCCTGTAATCCTAGCCTTTGAGAGGTGGAAGCAAGGTGGTTGAGAGTATAAGGCTAGCAtgggctacgtgagaccctgtttcaaaaccaaaccaaaataaacactTGTGGAAAACCAGAGAAGAGTTATTTGAACTTAACAGAAGATCGAGTAATTTACATAGTGTCAAAATATAGCAGGCAGAAGGCCAGTTTCAGCCCTGAAGCAGGAAAAAGAGCCTCTTACTTCCTAAAGACCTCAGAGCCCAGAGATGGGTGGTGGGGTCAGGCCCTGCCTTAAATTCATTATCCTTTGCCTTGCGAGCAGCATGGGAGCCATTGAAAGGCTTGGGGTGATGGCTAAGTAACATGGGCTCCACTCACTCAGCTGAAGGGCTGGCCACCCTTGGAGAAAGCTGCCTGGGTTATTTGCATGAAGGGGAAGCCCTGGGCTCTTCCattacaaagaaatacaaagatcACTCCCTCCTCTAACCAGTTAGTAATAGCTCTGTGTAGTGTAGGGCAAGGTGAATTGTCCTCAGTTTGGGCATTGCTGTTCTTTGAACTATTTGCCCACATTAGTAAAGAGTTGCCTAGTAGCTTAAAGTTTTTATGTTCTATTTCTTGAATCCCTAAAACCAGGTGCTTACTATAACTGCTCCTTTCTTTTGCCTGGAAAGCTGGGGGAGTCAGACAGAGATCAGTCATCTGCCCCTTCTGCGCAGGTCTGATGATGGATTAGGGGACCGTTCGTAATTGGTGTATTTATCTTATACTTTTGTGGCAAACAGGGGTCCACGCCGCCAATGACGGTGTTCAAAGGGAACAAGCGGCCCTATCAGAAAGACTGTGTGCTCATTATTAACCACGACACTGGAGAGTatgtgctggagaagctgagcaGCAGCATTCAGGTCAAGAAGACAAGGTATGGCCAACCTCCGCGTTCTCCCTTCCTCTTGTACTGTAGGGATTGAAACCGGGGTCTCCTGTGCTGGCAGGTGCCCGTTCTCCTAAAGAATAGCCTTAAGTGTTTCGAAATCTTTATGGCATTCAGTCCAGTTTTATAAGAGTGTGAACATCTCCTTGCTCATTAGTGTTCAATCAGTAATATTAGCCACTCCTGTCTCAGATACATCaataataaaatgtacatttttttcaaatacagTAAAAAGAAATAATGCTTTTGAAAGCTAAAACATGAAGCCTTTGGGGAGAACAGGGTATTTATAATTGAGCCAATTTTGTCAGACTCATAACTGCTCTTATACTATCAAGTAGGGGATTCAGTTTATATGTATAGactgaaaaatacaaaataataattgCATGACCTTATTAAATTACTGCTTGTAAATTAGGATATATTTGATGTGCCTATACTATCAAAATGAAACGTCGTCTACTATGTATGGTGGGTCCTACTGTAAGTGCAGTACTGGAGAGTTGGCGCAccaggatcaagagttcaaggccctCTACAGCTGCAGAGTGACTTTGAAGCTGGTCTGAATTGcaggagaccctgtgtcaaaacaaaaacaaataacagtgGTCTTGCAAGATTGCTAAGTGAataaaggcgtttgccaccaaGTCTAATGACTTGAGTTCAGTCTTCAGGACTCACGTGGTAGAAGACCTAGCATAAATacaactataattttaaaaacttaaaaacaataaccaaaaaaaaacctttcctacTTTTAAAATAGTGAACTTTTGGGTTCATTCAATATTAGAGTTTATTTGAAAGTCAATATATTCTATAACTGGAATACAATAATTATTGTAAGATAATGATTAAGGTTTTTGTCGGGGAGGGCACTAGGCATCAAATGCAGAGAGAGAGCTTTGCACATGATAGGCGAGTGCCCTCACCACTGAGCAAAATCACAAGTCCACTAAAGAGAGGGGgttttcttcattaaaatatatatatatatgtgtgtgtgtgtgtgtgtgtatattttttttttacatcccagtcacagttcccctccctcctctcctctcagtcctcccctccccctccttctcacAGAACACTAATTAGATTTTAAGAGACTATTGCAGCTTgatgtctgtttctgtttttctttccctcaTTTCTCTAGAAAAGGAAACAGCCCCCATTTATTGAGATTATCGTGGGCCAGTATGTTTTAGGTGTAACACACCTAATCTTTTCCAGTAGTCGTAGAAAAGTGCTATTCTTTTGGAGACTGGGGGTTACAGAAGTTGTGATTTATCTAATTTGACTTCGAGATCTAAGCCCTCACCTCAGGCGAAGTGCCCATGGTACCCCTTTCTGTCCTTTCCTTTGTTGGTTTGTATCAAGGTCTGTTTTAAATGTGCTACTCCTGGAATACCCATTGGTGCTCCGTCCTCTATCTACTCTGTGATTGGGGACTATCACCATACCTCTAGGGTATTTGTTGTGCTCACAGAATCTCAAGACTTACTAGGTCAGACCTGCAGAGACGTCTAGGGAATTTGTGTAGATGCTTAGCTAAGAAACATTAGGCTAATTCATAATCCAGTTTATCCAGAAACTTGTATATTTATTATTACAACTTTATATTGAATTTAAGTCTGTAAAAATGCTTGATCACATTGTTTTATCTCCTTGCTGAGCTTAGATGTGGCACATCTGAAATCTTAGCTCTTGGAAGGCTGCAGCTAAAGGATCTTGAATTCTAGGGTGAGCGCCTTGCAAGCAGAGTCATTTCACCAACTCTGCATCACTGATGCATAGTTCAGTTCTGGGATGCAGTAGACATATGGACATTGAGTGCATTCTTGTGGTGAAATTAAACAATTAGATTTTCAGTCACCTGGAAAGAACATTGGTTCTGCAAACGCTGCCTGTGTGCTTGGTCATCCTGAGCAATACTGCTTTGCCTCTTGATGTGATGTCTATTTCAGAGCTGAGGGAAGCAGTAAAATCCAAGCTCGAATGGAGCAGCAGCCCGCTCGTCCCCCACAGCCGTCACAGCCACCCCCTCCACCTCCACCCATGCCGTTCCGAGCCCCAACGAAGCCTCCAGCTGGACCCAAAACTTCTCCCCTGAAGGATAACCCCTCACCTGAGCCCCAGTTGGATGACATCAAAAGAGGTAGAGATCCAGAGCCGGGCCAGCGTGTGGGGTGGGCGAGGTGATCTTGGAGCTGAGAGCTCGCTACCATACAGAGTTCTAACCGAGGTCCCTGCTCTGGAGCTTGTGAGGACTGAGACTTTATTGTGGACATCATTGGACAAGAATgagtccaggtgtggtggctcgaGTGTGACTGTCTTCTTAGAAACATAGGGTTTAAATAAGTGTTACTGTCAACCAAAACTTTACAGGGCTGTAGAGTCCAAAAAGAATATTCTAGGTGTGTTGCTTCTGGGCTCATCTACTGATCAGTATGTGCAAATATAAGCGCTTTACTAAGGGAACTTGCACAAGCACCAGGGTAAGATGCTCTTTTGCTGACTCTGCATGTAATCCTGAAAGGCCGAGGCCAATCGACTGAAATCTGGTCCAGAAGGACTTAGAGGTCTGCCGTGAGCCTTTTGCTCTTTTGCAAACTTCAGACAAGTTTACCTTGGTTTTTGTCTCACATGGTAGAGTGTTCTAGCCTCCAGACTCTTAGGCATTATGGGGCTAAGCATATTTCACATTTATAAGTTTAATGGAACAATTGCAATCCCTAATAGCAGAAAACAGGAGTTGAAGGTTGGTTCCTGGGAGTTTGCCTTTCTTACTCTGTAGAAATCTGCCTTCTCATAGGCACAGTCACCCTGAGTTTTAAACAGCTGTGGCACCTCTTGACTATTTTCCCTCTCTGATTCTAGAACGCTATTGTGTAAGTTTCCACTGTAGTATAACGGGAGTTAGGCCAAGAGTGGGCTGAAGCCATGTAAGGCCATGATGATGTTTGGACAGAAAAAATGTATGGCTGTATTGTTAGTCCTACATGTATTCAGGGACATTGGATTGATTAGGGAAAACATGTTTTTTTCACCTCTAGTAGACATTCACAAAGAATGCAGGACAAGCGAAGCCATGATCAAATGTGTGAGAGTCAAATAGAGGGTGTGGCATCTCACCATTTGTCTCCTGTGCCGGGGCTATTTACAGTCTTCTTTGGAAGTCGGAAAGGACTCGGGGTGACTCTGGCTGCCCAGCCTTGGCGTAGAGTCCATCGTTGACATTGATCTCGTTGTTGAGCAGCTGTGGTGTTCAGTGCTGTCAACTTGCAGGATCTGAAGCCCTTAGGGACGCGCCTCTTGGCactcctgtgaaggctcagttaGCCTTTGGGCATGCTCTGAGGGATTGTCTAAATTAGACTGAGGAAGATGCACACAAGCACGCAGCACCAGTCCCTGGGATTGAGTCCCTGGCACGAGCAGAAgcttcagctgcctctgctcaGCGTCAAGCTCCTGCCTCGGTGACGTCCCTTATAGGCTGGACCTGTAACcgtgagccagaataaatcctttcttctgccagagagagaaacaaagacaggaggatcctcaGACTTGCAATGGCTAGATGAatgcttttctattctttttctcttGGGGTTTTACACAATAAttcacattttgttttttgtctgtgacaagatcttgctctgtagcccagtctggtcttgaactcaaaatcTTCCTAACTCCAGTGCCCAACTGCTAGGTTATAGCACACACCACACCCAGATCAAagtatttatttaagggattaataataatgaataacCCTGATGTGTTTCTTACACAGAAGAGTCATTCTAAAACAGgcgttttgtttattttggtgaaTTCAGTATTACCATCAATTCTGGAGACAGAGTAGGCATTCTTATTGGTTTGGGGGTTCATTGTGCTTCCTTGGGAAGCAGGGAGGATAGAAGTCCCCTGCGGCAGTTGGGTCATCTCAGCTGTGTCCTTGCAGAGCTGAGGGCCGAGGTGGACATTATTGAGCAgatgagcagcagcagtgggagcagCTCCTCCGACTCTGAGAGCTCCTCGGGAAGTGACGACGACAGCTCCAGCAGCGCAGGCGAAGACAATGGCCCAGCCTCGCCTCCCCAGCCCTCACACCAGCAGCCCTACAACAGCAGGCCTGCGGTGGCCAATGGAACCAGCCGGCCCCAAGGAAGCTCTCAGCTCATGAACACGCTCAGTGAGTGTGCCCTCCTTTGGGGGCTGAGACAGGGAGGGCATATGCAGCTTTCTTTGCCTTGTGCCAGAACCTATCAACTATAGGCAGTGGGGCACAAGAAAGGTCTTGATGAAGACAAACTGGGGAAGCCCAAAACTCCcagcctttcctttttcctcttactTGTGGCTATGACTTCTGCAAAATGCTTAAATTTAATTGTGTAGGCTCTTTGGTTTTCCATATACCAGGTTTAAGATATGCCTCCATTGCCTTCCTCCTGGCCTTTAAAAGTTAATTACCTTCTTTGGACACCTCCTAGGCTTTggcaagagaagagaaggagtgTTGTCATATTTAGGTAGCTGTTCCTCCAATTGATATAAAACAGGAAAGCCAGAGTAGAGTTGGCTTTGTTTCAGAGTGGGGAAGCTCTGCTCTCTCCCTGGACTCTTACATGGTGAATAGTCTCCCTCCTGGTAATCTTCCTTTGAAGAACTTGGAAGGCCTGGCAGCAGAAGTGGGAATGCAGACCTGGTTAACCCTGCATTATTGCCCagacagtcattaatagtctcagcACCATGGACATTCCAGGCTGGGTAGTTCCTTCCTGCCATGCAGTGCCTTGGTGTATGTGTAGGCCGTGTCTGAGCTCCACCCACTCGGGCCACTGCCGACCCCTCCAGCTGCTGACCTCAGGCACCTCGGCATTGTGCCTGGTGTGCCCTATCTGAGATACAAGTGAGGCCCGGGTAGAAAGTCTGTCCTCACAGTCACAAAGTAAGTCCTTGGGATGGGGatgggacctctggaagggtTCCAGGAACAGAAAAGCTAGGCTAGAAGTTAGAAATACAGACTTTCACTTTCATCCAGCTGATACCAGCTGAGGCTCTTTTGTACACATTTCTGTTTTGTGAGCTTAGTGTCGAGTCCTCTTAAATCCTAGGTACCTACATACCAAATAAGAAACTAGAGTTTCCTGAGAGCTGACAGGTTCAAACTTGAGATTTAAAGTAATATAAATGCCTTGGACAGAGATGGGCAGAGCGGACATTAGACTAGTGTACGGCAGATGTAACTAGCACTCAGCTTCCATAATGGAAGCCTCTTAGCTCTTTTGGTGTTTGGGATGGTAGTgtaggaccaggctggccttgagtttgtgatcctcctgcctcagcctccttggtgcttagctttttttaaaaagaacttaatGAAGCTGCAGAGATGGATTAGGGGTTACAAGCACTTGTCCTtcctgaagacctgggttcagttcccagcacacacatggcagctcacaaccactccagttccaggggatccaacttcCTCTTCTTACCTCCAAGGGTACCAGACACCCACATAGTGGACAGACATGCATCCAAGCCAAACtctgatatacataaaataaaataatctaattaTAAAATCAACTTAATGTAAACCAGTCTGACAAGTGCTGTATGTTActtgtattttttgttatttattaacaTATTTAAACATGTTTTGTTGCTCCTCTTCAGTACTAACAAGCAATACCAAACTGTATTTTGCACATGATAAAAATAGTGTTTCTTTCAAAAGTGCGACTGCACCAGCCTTTTCTGTGAGCCAAATAGATTTTCCTGCCTAATAAATTGGATTAGcaaaggtttttttatttttgtttcctttttaatttttaaattatatttattctttttatcttttatgtgttttgccgCCTGTATGTGTTGCTCCACATGCACttatgcctgaggaggccaggaaGGGCACTgaaccccctggaactggagttacagatgtctgtgctaggaatcgaacctcgatcctctgcaagagcagcaagtaccatCTCTTACTGTGATGTGGTAGCTGAGCCAGCCAAAGAATCTTAAGGAAGTCTTGGTATTTTAAGTGAAGGCAAAATAAAGCATATTAAAGTACAGTGAGCTATGCTGCAGGTAACGCACGAGGAAGTGGAGAGGCAGCGGAGCCACGGAAGTCGCTAATGACCAGTGCCGtgctttcattttgattttgttttctttcctaggaaaTGACCTGCAGCTAAGTGAGTCTGGCAGTGACAGTGATGACTAGCACCAGGCTTTTCAAATCTGCTTTCTGGAACTCAAACATGCTACAAGACCCAGCTCCATCTGCCAGGACCACATGTCACAGGAGGATGTTGCAGATCAGAGCCAATAGGAGTTAAGGCCTAGAAGCACTCAGATACTCAGTCTTTaacttggtggtggtgggtgaTTTTCTCATGTAATTTTTGAACAATCTCTTGATTCACAGTTTAAGTATATCTATAGGAGAACTAACAGAAATCTCTTTTATTTGGTTAACATTGTTAATGAAAAGCAGACCAGTGTACCCTGGTCTAGGATACTCAAAATCCATATCTTCATAGGTCAGTGATTGAGCAGCTCAGCTTGCCTGGGTGGTCTCTATCAGTAAAATACAAGTCTTTTAAGGGCATGGAAAGAAAAGAGATCTTCAAATTGTGTCATAGAAATACATTAAGACCACTTTACAGTGTTGATACTAAGTGgtaaggaagtttgtgacctagtTTGACCAGACCATAGAAGTTGACCTTGGCAGAGTCTTTGggtcagttgtgtgtgtgtgtgctcgagatCCAATAGCTCAGTCCAGCACAGCTAGGAAAATGGACGCACACAGCAGGGAACTGCCAGTCACTGTCCCTGGGCAAGCTTGCTCACGAATTCCTCTTTTTGAATTACACTTGCTGGCTTCAGAttctctggcctggaactttctattggattctgaaaaaacaaaagcattgcTGGCATTCAGCTTGGGTTCAGACTCGGGCAGTTCCAGCTGTGTGTGCGCGTTCAGCTCATCTGAGGTGTTTGCTTTTGTGCAGATccatccctaggttcttcatTCCCAGGATGTTAGCAGAGGGTAGAAATCAGAGGGATGTGGTGAAGAACTTCTGAGCACATTAGCCAGCAGCAAGGCTCCACAGGTGAGAATCCAGACAGGAGTTGGGCAGTATGGAACAGTCTTTAGAAGCTGTTTGCTTTGTGCTGCTGTTGGTGCCTGACTCCCAGTCTCGTGGGTTATTTTTATAGAAGAGAATCACAAGATTGCCTTTTGCTGTGTGCCATTTCCAAATAAATGTTCTTGCTGGAAACTGGTCACTAGTCAGGGTTGCACATTGAGGAAGTATGTGGTGACTTATGTGTCTGCCCATCTCTGTGGTCTGAATGAATATATCCTAGGAAATCCCTGTCTTTCTGCTTTAAGACATTAACAATGCTGTTCTTTCCTCCTGCATAGTGGAGGAAGGTGGTCTGGACCTGGTGGGGCCGTAGGTCATATAGATTAGCTTTATGGTCGACACACCATACAGATCAGCTGATCCACTCAGAGACTGAAGTGAACTGAGATGGGTGGGGCCATTGCCCAGCAGCACACCTACACGTCTCAGCACAAGCTCAGATGCAGAGTGTGCACCCATACCCTCTGCTCAGTCTCAGCCCACTGGGAGATGCTCTATGGATCCATGGCAGGTGGAACCTATTTAAAGCAAACTGATAATTGCTTTATAATTCTTTGGTAATGCTGGGTgtggtgccgcacgcctttaatcccagcactcgggaggcagaggcaggtggatttctgagttccaggacagccagggccatacagagaaaccctgcctcgaaaaaccaaaaaacaaacaaaccaaccaaccctcTTTGGTAATGACAGCTCAGGGAAGGTGAGGGTTGTGACTGGGTGACTTGAGTTGTCACCAGATGTGGGCATTGAACTGTTTTTACTGCTCTTCGCTGTTCAGACTGTGGCAGGCTCCAGGAACTTGAACTAAAAATGCCTATTTAAGTCTCCCCTTGCCCCGCTTTTCTCCAAAAGCCTTGGTTTGTGTAGACAGAGCTGTGGTGTTGGCATTCCAGTTGGGGACTGTTGCCATAGGAAGTACTTGCATGTGGCACTGGGCTTGATAAATTGAGCTTTCTGTGCCTCAGACGATCTAGTCACCCGGCTTACCCAGCACCACAGGTCCTTCTGTAGATGGCTCCAGGTTTTGCTCTCTGCACAAATCCTCCGGTGATTCTTTCTGCTTCCCCCACTAGAGTAAGAAAGCTATTTTTGGAAATCCAGAATGTAGCCTCCCAGATGGCTTCTCAGGGGTATCCTTGTGCCAACCAAAGGACTCCTTCCTGTCGCTGTGCCTTTGCTGTCCCCTCCTCTTCACCCACTCTAAACCTCTCTCCAGAGCGCCTATTTCACAAGCTCTTCATTTCTTTCAACCTATGGGTAAGCCCTGGTATATATACAAACTACCATTCTACCTGGTCTTGGTTAGTATTAGTGCCTCAAAAGCAGGGGCTGTCATCACGGAACTAGACATGCAGGTGCTCCTACTCTGGTTGGGAAAGAGATGGAGACAACTACTAGTGAAGGGTGGAGGGTAAACTGAAACATTCCAGGCATTGAGACAAAGCTGGAAATCTGTACGCAGTGCCCATGCAGGTCTCTACCGAATCTGTCAATGACCTTTTTTTAATTTGCTCTATGCAATGTTCACTTGGGCAAGGTGGAAGGACTAATTCTACAGAGATGCCATGGCAATCTTTGAAAACCATTGGGAAAATGCAATACAGATAAACTAGAGATTCGTATAATGCCACGTGTTAGCTTGTTTCTGTAGCAGAATAACTCTCTGCGGTGACGTGCTGGAGTGAGAGGGAAACTtgaaaattccaaagtccttccctCTTTTGAGAGACTggttgtgtgtgtgatatttattaattattttaagagAGAATTGTTTTGTAGATAGATATGTATTAAGAACAGCCAAACTGGATCTTTCCACTTGGCAAGGAACAGAAACTTTTTGAAACTCAGGCCTTAACCAGTAGCTTGGAAGACCAACTCAAGTGTTAGGaactgtgtgtttttgtttcctgttatttctgtCTTAGATTCTTTGTGTCCTTTAATGATATTTAAAATCTTGTGCCTAAAAATTTATTTTGCTTAATTCTGATGTAGACATGCAtgtttacatttatat comes from the Mus musculus strain C57BL/6J chromosome 14, GRCm38.p6 C57BL/6J genome and includes:
- the Eaf1 gene encoding ELL-associated factor 1, which gives rise to MNGTANPLLDREEHCLRLGESFEKRPRASFHTIRYDFKPASIDTSCEGELQVGKGDEVTITLPHIPGSTPPMTVFKGNKRPYQKDCVLIINHDTGEYVLEKLSSSIQVKKTRAEGSSKIQARMEQQPARPPQPSQPPPPPPPMPFRAPTKPPAGPKTSPLKDNPSPEPQLDDIKRELRAEVDIIEQMSSSSGSSSSDSESSSGSDDDSSSSAGEDNGPASPPQPSHQQPYNSRPAVANGTSRPQGSSQLMNTLRNDLQLSESGSDSDD